The DNA sequence GCGAGCTGGTTGACAGTACCCCAGTTACCTCTGGCTTTTGAGTCAACCATCATGAAAACGGCATCATCTTCTTTAAATTGATTGCTGACCATTTTTTCTAGTTTTGACTTGGTGACTGTCCAGATTTCAATAGCTTTTGATTTGCGTTCATATTCGGTCAGTAACCCCTGTGCATAAAGAGACTGATTTTCTTCTATAGTATTTTCTGCTTCGGTCATTATTTCTGTTTTTTCCTTGGGTACTCTAAGGTCGTCCATGCCCCAAGAGACACCGGAAACTGTTGCATAGTGAAAACCATATTCTCGCACTGCGTCCATAAACTCAACAACTATGTCTTCTCCATAATCATGCAGAATTTCGGCTTCAAGATTGCGAAGGTCGGTTTGGTTGAATGTTTTATTCACAAAGGCATGATCTTTTGGTAATGCATGGTGGAATATTATTCGGCCAATTGAGGTTTCAATCAACTTTGGCGAAGAATCTAAAACATCTTTTGGCAAGTAGACTTTTATTTTACTTCTTAGATCTATTATCCCGTGCTCAAGAGCTAACATTGCCTCTGACTCTGACGAAAAAATCTTTCCCTCGCCGATTAAACTAGTGCCAATGCTTGTGAGGTAGTAACAGCCAAAAGTGATATCTCTGGTTGCAATCGCGACCGGTTCACCCGTTGCTGGTTTTAATATTCCGTGTGTTGAGAGCATCAAGTCGCGCGCTTCTTTTTGAGCCTCTGCTGTTAAGGGTAAATGAACGGCCATTTGGTCACCATCAAAGTCAGCATTGAAAGCACGCGTTGGTAGGGCGGGAATTTTTATTGCCTTACCCTCAATTAATACTGGTTTAAAAGCCTGCACTGACAATCTGTGCAGAGTGGGGGCGCGGTTTAACAAAACCAGCCTGTCTTTAATGGCAAATTCCAATGCTTCCCAAACTTCAGGAACCTCTTGTTCTATAAGATGACTCGCAGAGCGAATATTGTGAGCCAACCCTTTGGTTTTAAGATAATTTATTATAAATGGCTTAAATAATTCTAGAGCCATAAATTTAGGTAAACCGCACTCGCTGATCTTTAAATTTGGGCCGATAACAATTACGCTTCTGCCGGAATAATCTACGCGTTTGCCGAGTAGGTTTTGCCTGAATCTACCCTGCTTTCCCTTAAGCATATCCGCAAGAGACTTGAGGGCTCTTTTTTGGCCAGTGGAAGCTGAAACAAGCGTTTGCCCCCGCCTCATAGAATTATCTATAAGTGCATCAACGGCTTCCTGGAGCATCCTTTTTTCATTTTTTGTGATAACCTCTGGTGCTTTAAGCTCAACCAAATGTTTCAAGCGGTTATTTCTATTTATGACGCGTCGGTAAAGATCATTTAGATCCGATGTGGCATAACGGCCGCCGTCTAATTGAACCATTGGGCGAAGTAGCGGTGGAATAATTGGCAGGACTTCAAGAATCATCCACTCCGGGCGTATATTATTTCTTAGCATTTTCTTGAGTATTTTAAGGCGGCGCATCCACTTTTTTTGTATAGTTGGATTATCAATTTCTTTTAAACCATTTTCTGCTTTCGTTATTTCTTCTTGCAGATCCATCTCTTCCATAAGTTTTCTTATTGCTTCAGCGCCTATGCTTGCTTCAAAAACTTCACCATATTTGAGTGATAAATCTCTGAATTCGAGTTCCGAGAGTATCTGGTATTTTTTTAAGCTTTTGAGATTACCTTTTTCTTCTTCACGCCGTTCTTTAATTCTTTCCTGTTCGCTTTTCTGCGGAGCGTTTTTAATAAGAGATCGGAAACCGGTTTCCATTTTTTTCATGGCCTCGGTTTTTAGGTCTTCGTTTACCCTCGTTACAATGTAAGCCGCAAAATATATTACCCTTTCAAGGTCTGGCAATGAAACATCCAATACTGTGGCAATGCGCGAAGGCATTCCGCGTAAAAACCAAATATGCGCAACAGGGCTAGCTAACTTAATGTGACCCATACGTTCGCGCCTGACGATAGATCTTGTCACCTCAACGCCGCAACGATCGCAGATAATTCCTTTGTAGCGTATCCTTCTATATTTTCCACAATAACATTCCCAGTCTTTTGTCGGTCCGAAAATAGACTCTGAAAATAGACCTTCTTTTTCAGGTTTTTGTGTGCGGTAATTTATCGTTTCCGGTTTAGTTACTTCGCCATAAGACCACTGAAGTATTTCTTCAGGCGAAGCGACTCGGAGTTTTAAGGCAGAAAAGTCCATATTTTAAATCTCTTTTAACTCTATATTCAACCCCAATCCTTTTATTTCTGACAGCAGCACCTTAAATGATTCTGGTAGGTGCGGAGCCCTGATTTCTTCTCCCTCAACTATTGCTTCGTATGTTTTTGCACGTCCTTGAACATCATCGGATTTGATGGTTAGCATTTCTTGCAATGTGTGAGCTGCTCCATAACCTTCAAGTGCCCAGACCTCCATTTCTCCAAATCTTTGACCGCCAAATTGAGCTTTGCCGCCCAATGGCTGCTGTGTGATCAATGAATACGGGCCGATAGAACGCATGTGCATCTTGTCTTCTACCATGTGCATCAGTTTCATGAAGTAGATAACCCCGACAGTGGTTTTCTGGTGGAATTTTTCTCCAGTGCGGCCATCATAAACGTATATTTTGCCATCTTCGGGCAATCCGGCTAATCTTAGCTCTTCCTTTATCATGCTTTCTGTTGCACCGCCCATCGCTGGAACCGCGGCTTTGTAGTCTAATTTAGATGCCGCCCAACCAAGATGGGTTTCTAAAACTTGGCCGATATTCATACGCGAGATTATACCAAGGGGGGATAAGATCATATCGACTGGATGTCCATCTGGTAGATAAGGCATGTCCTCTTCTGGTAGTATGGTGGATATAACGCCTTTATTTCCATGTCTTCCGGCCAACTTATCTCCGACTTGGACTTTTCTCATTTGTGCGACTGAAACCTGGACAGTTTTAATAACTCCCGCCTGAAGTTTGTCGCCCTGGTCTCTGGAAAATATTCTTACTCCAACGACGCGCCCAACCTTTCCATAATCTAGAGTTAAAGAGGTGTCTTTTACGTCTTGTGATTTTTCTCCGAATATTGCTCGCAGCAGTCTTTCTTCGGCGGTCAAATCGCTTTCACCTTTTGGTGAAATTTTACCGACTAAAATATCTTGAGAACGTACTTCGGCTCCGATGCGCACAACACCATCCGGATCAAGGTTTTTAAGTTTTTCTTCAGAACGGTTAGGAATATCATAGGTAGTAACTTCTGGTCCCAGCTTGGTTTCTCGTACATCTATGGAGTAATCTTCAATGTGGATAGAAGTGAACATGTCCTCCTTGACCAGCTTTTCCGAAAGTACTACAGCGTCTTCAAAGTTGGATCCTTCAAATGACATGAAAGCAACGACTAAATTGCGTCCCAAAGCTAATTCCCCATTTCTAGTTGCTGGGCCATCTGCTAAAACATCCCCCTTTTTTACCTTCTGGCCTGGTTTTACAATCGGGCGCTGGTTAATTGCAGTGAAGCTGTTTGATTTATTAAATTTCAATAAATTATAATTTAATTCCCCTCCTTTATTGGTGCGCAATATAATTTTGGAGCTATCTATTTTTTCAATAGTGCCCGCGTCATCTGCGATTATCATCATGCCCGAATCTCTGGCAACTCTTTCTTCAAGTCCAGTACCAACGATCGGTTCTTCAGGAGATACAATTGGTACTGCTTGTCGTTGCATGTTGGAACCCATTAGGGCGCGGTTAGCATCATCGTTCTCGAGAAACGGAATAAGAGACGTGGCAACAGAAAATGGCTGTTTGGTTGAAACATCGATGTAATCAATTCTGTCGGGTGTAACCAAGTCAGGTTCACCTTTAACCCTTGACGGTATTTTGGCTTCTGTAAATTTGCCGTTAGAGTCTAATTTGGCGCCAGCATGAGCAATGATAAACCGTTCTTCTTCGGTAGCATCAAAGTAATCAATTTGTTCTGTAACTTTGCCCTTAGACACCTTGCGATATGGCGAGAGTATGAAACCCAGTGGTGATACTTTGGCATGTAATGATAGATGACCAACCAATCCGATGTTCGGACCTTCTGGAGTTTGAATTGGGCAAATTCTTCCATAATGTGAAGGGTGAACGTCGCGTACTTCAAAACTTGCTCTTTCACGAGTGAGTCCGCCGGGACCGAGTGCCGACAACCTACGTTTGTGTTCCAGCTCTGCAAGCGGGTTAACCTGGTCCATGAATTGAGAGAGCTGACCAGATGAAAAAAATTCTTTGACTGCAGCAACAAATGGTCGCGAATTTATAAGTTGGCCCGGAACAATAGTCGCTATATCCAAAGTGCTCATGCGGTCTTTTATGATTCTTTCCATTCTGGCAAAGGACAGCCTTAATTTATCTTGTAATAATTCCCCGAGAGTTTTTACTCGACGGTTGCCAAGGTGGTCAATGTTATCAGGTTGGGCAGTGGGATCATTGTTCAAGTGTATCAGCTCCCTCATTATATCTATGATATCTTCCACCTTTAGCACCCTATTCTTCTCGTCTAGTGGATAGTTCTTTTGAAAACGTTGGTTCATTCGGTAACGTCCCACACGCGAAAGGTCATATCTGGAAAAGTTGAAAAACATGTTGTTGATCATCTGCCTGGCGTTGTCAACGGTTGCAGGATCACCCGGCCGAATACGCTTATACATTTCTATTAAACCCTCATCCTGATTTGAGGCGGCGTCGGCAACTATAGTAGAAACGATGTATTTCATTTCTGGATCGGTATCTACATCTTCAAAAAGTTTTTTAATTTCTTCATCTTTACCTATACCAAAAGCTCTCAAAATAGAAGTTGCCGGAATTTTTCTTTTGCGGTCGATACGTACAGATATTACACCGCTTGATTCTGTTTCAAATTCAAGCCAGGCTCCCCGAGAGGGTATGATTTTTGCACTAAAAAACCGTTTGAAACGGCTTAGGCGTGATAACGAAAAGAATGCGCCAGGGCTTCGAATAAGCTGTGAAATCACAACTCTTTCAACCCCGTTAATTACAAAAGTGCCGCGCGGAGTCATGATTGGAAAATCAGCCAAATAAATTTCCTGCTCATCCAACTTGCCGGTTTTTTTGTTTTTTAGAGATATTTTTACTCGCAGAGGGGCTTCATAGGTGATATTTTTTTCTCTGGCAACTTGTTCGCTGAATTTCGGTTCTTCCAATTTAAAATCCAAAAATCTTAGTTCTAAATCTTTGTTGGTCCAGTCTTCAATAGGAGAAATATCATTGAGAAGTTCTTTTAAGCCAACATTTAAAAACCATTGATAAGAATCAAGTTGAACCTGAACCAGGTTCGGTGGCTCAAAAGTATCCGGGGCGTATTTTGATAGTATTTTGCGCATCCCGTACGAGACAGGAAATGCTTAAGCATTTCCGTTGATTATAATTTATCCCTTAGAAACAGCTTTGATTTTATTTATCCGCCAGGTTATCCAAAAAAGTTCTTGCTGTCTCGTTCGGGACGCATAAGAACACAAAAACACCTCAACCCCGCTTAGCGGGGACGAATTAAAAACCTGCTCTCTTTAATTTTGCGAGATATCAGTTTCCACCCTTAGATATACAAATCTGGTAACTAGCAATTAGCAACTGGCGACTAGATTTGTATACCCGCAACGAAAGCGGCGATTATTTTGTAAGAAGTGCTGTCTTGGCCGAGATCGCTATGTATTTTATAGCTTTTTAATGACTTGACGTCAATGTTATTCCTTTTCAGAAGCTTGTCAAGATTAGTTATCAACACATCACTAAGATCATGATAATACTTTGCAGTTTGTAAGTCAAGCATGCGACCGTCTTGCTGAAGTTCTAATCTAAAATCCTCGGCACGTAAAACTATGATTAGGTCTAATTTCATTGGTAAGACTTTATCAAAAAATTCCCGTGTTTACAAGATTTTGCTTTTTATTTTTAGTTTTTATACAATTAGATTGTGAAGCGCAAACTCAAAAGCCCGAAAAGAGTTTTAAAAAAGTCGGTAGAAGCCCAGGAGGTTTTGGGGTTGTCGCAGGAGACCAAGAATGGCATCTGGGGCGTGGCATCTTTGGGGCTGGCCATAGTTAGCACTTTGGCCTTTTTTCATAAGGCAGGCAGTGCGGGTGAACTTTTTGCGTCAGCCGCCAAGTCGTTGTTTGGTTGGGGCATATTTTTGGTGCCGCTTGGTCTGGCCATGCTTGGCGTGGCATTTCTTAAATCAATTTCGCGCAAGATATATTCAAGCGCTATTATTGGCACAGTGCTTTTTGTCTTGGGGTTTTTGGCAGTCTTTCATGTTTTAGGCAATGGAGATTTGGCGGTTCGCATGCATCAAGGCGGATATCTTGGTTTAATTATCGGTTTTCCCATATTAAAAGCAGTCGGCTTTACTTCTTCATTCGTGGTATTGCTGATTTTGCTTTTTGTTTCGGTTTTAATAGCACTCAACATTCCCGTCCATAAACTAATATTGCGCAAGAACGAGGGCACAGAAGAAAACGAAGAGGAACAAGTTTTGAAAGATAATGTGGTAATAAAAAGAGGAACTCAAATTGTAGATATAAAAGCGGAAGAAGCGGCCGCAGTCGCAAAGGCCAAGGCTCAAGCATCTGCCCCCAAGGCGCAAACAGTAGCCAAGCACGACGAGGAAGAAAGGGAATTTATCATCAAAACATCGCGATCAGGCAAGTGGATCCTACCGCCTATTGAAATTTTGAATTCGGACAAAGACCAGCCGCGTTCCGGTGACATAAACGCCAACGTTTCCATTATTAAACGCACTCTTGCCAACTTCGGTATTGATGTTGAGATGGGCGAAGTTTCTATCGGTCCGGCGGTGACCCAGTTTACCTTGCGTCCGGCAGTTGGTGTTAAACTTGCCAAGATTACCACCTTGAGAAATGACCTCGAGCTTGCTTTAGCGGCGCATCCGATTCGTATTGAAGCGCCGATTCCGGGCAAGGCGTTAGTCGGGGTTGAGGTGCCGAATAAAAAATCGGCAATAGTGGGGCTGCGCGACATGTTTGAGTCGGAAGAATTCAAGAAAAGCAAATATTTTTTACCGATTGCGGTTGGGCGTGATGTTGCCGGTTTTCCTGTTTTTGCGGGACTCGAGAAGATGCCACACCTGTTGATTGCGGGAGCCACGGGTACCGGCAAGTCCGTTTCCATTAACACCCTTTTGCTCTCGCTTTTATACAAACATTCGCCGGACACTTTGAAATTCATAATGGTTGACCCTAAACGCGTTGAACTCTCCCTTTATAATGGTATTCCTCATCTTATTACACCCGTTATTGTCGATTCTAAAAAAGTTGTAAACGCTTTACGCTGGGCTGTCAGAGAAATGGAAAAGCGCTATGAGCGGCTGTCCATGTCTGGTTCGCGCGATATATTTTCTTTCAACATAAGACAAGCCGCGGCTAAAGAAGATCTAATGCCGGTTATTGTTATAGTCATTGATGAATTGGCTGATTTGATGGCGGCTCATGGTCGCGATGTTGAAGCGGCGATTGTCCGACTTGCCCAAATGGCTCGTGCTGTTGGCATACATTTGATCGTCTCAACTCAACGGCCTTCGGTTGAGGTAATAACCGGTTTAATCAAGGCCAATATTACGTCCCGCATCGGTTTGCAAGTTGCTTCACAAGTAGACTCACGTACTATTTTGGACATGTCTGGCGCGGAAAAATTGTTGGGTAACGGCGATATGCTATATCTTGCCGGCGACGTGTCAAAACCGCGTCGAATTCAGGGTTCATTTGTGAGCGAGAAAGAAGTAAAGGACGTGGTTAAGTTTATCAAGCAACAAGCGGAACAACTTGACGAGGAAATCGGGGAAGAAAAAGAGGAAGAACTGAAACTTGATCCCGATGAGGTCGTGACAAGCACGGCTGGCGTTGATGGCGGCAATATGGGCGATGATCTGTTTAATGACGCCAAAGAAGTGGTGGCTCAAGCCGGTAAGGCCTCGGCATCTTTACTCCAGCGTCGGCTTCGCGTAGGGTACGCACGAGCGGCCCGACTTTTGGATCTGCTTGAAGAAAAAGGAATTATTGGTCCGGGCGAAGGCGCCAAACCAAGGGAAGTATATATTGGCCCTTCGGTGGGCTCAGGACTAGGAAAGGGCGGCGGCGTGCCTCCGACACAAGACAACTTTGTAGATGATGGTTCGGTGGCCGAAGTCGTATCGTCTGATTCAAAGCTAGACGATAAAATTGCGGTTGAAGAATAGCGTTAAATAAATACATCGTTGGGAGGCGATAGTATTTGTAGTTATGGTAAAAGAAAAAGGTAAAAAGGAGGAAAAAACAGCAAGGACAGATGTTGCGAATCGCGGTGTTGATTTAGCCATTAAAGAGATACAGGAAAAATACGGCGATGGCTCAATTATGAAGTTGGGTGATGCACGCAAGGTTGATGTGGATGTGATACCTACAGGTTCGATTTCGCTTGATCTTGCGCTTGGTGTCGGTGGTATACCGCGAGGCCGCGTTACTGAGGTCTACGGGCCCGAATCAAGCGGAAAAACTACACTGGCCCTACATCTTGTTTCTGAAGTTCAGAAAATGGGTGGTGTGGCCGCTTATGTTGATGCCGAGCACGCGCTGGACCCGGACTATGCCAAAAAAATTGGTGTTAGGGTTAATGATCTTTTGATTTCCCAGCCCGATACCGGTGAACAGGCTCTTGAAATAGTCGAAACATTGGTGCGTTCGGGTGGTATACAGCTTGTCGTGGTGGATTCAGTCGCAGCGCTTACGCCGCGGGCCGAGATTGAAGGCGAAATGGACCAACAGCATATGGGTTTGCAGGCGCGGTTGATGTCTCACGCTTTGCGTAAACTGACGGGCATAGTATCTAAAACCAATACGGCGGTTTTATTTATAAATCAAATCAGACAAAAGATCGGAATTATGTTTGGCAATCCCGAGACAACGCCAGGTGGTTTGGCGTTGAAATTCTATTCTTCTGTAAGAGTTGAAATCCGCCGCGCGGCGCAAATACAGTCAGCCGAGAAAATTATTGGCAATCGCGTTAAGGTTAAAATTGTAAAAAACAAAGTTGCCGCGCCGTTCAGGGTTGCCGAGTTCGACATACTTTATAATGAAGGTATCTCCCGCCATGCGGATCTGGTAAATACCGGCGTAGTGCTTGGCGTGGTTGCAAAAAGTGGTGCGTGGTACAACTTCGGCGAACAACGTCTTGGCCAGGGCATTGATGGCGCCCGACTGTTCCTGAAGGAAAACCCCAAAGTAGAAAAGGAAATTCTCGGAGCCGTTAAAAAGGCCGCGGCGGTCAAAGAAGCGTAGTTCCATCAACAAAATAAAATCTCCACCGATCGGTGGAGATTTTATTTTTTAAGAGTTTGTAATTTTGTATATGGCATGAGTCCCATATATCTGGCATTTTTAACTGCGTTGGCTACCATGCGCTGGTGCTTCTGGCACAAGCCGGTGCGGACCGAAGAAGAAATCTTAAACTGGCCCGAAACAAATTTGCGGAGTATATCCGTGTTTTTATAATCAACATAATTAATTTTTTCCTGACAAGCGGAACAAACCATGCTTGGGTGAATTTTTAATTTCCAATTTTTAATTTTTAAATAAATCTTAATGTTTTAATTTTTAAACATTAGAAATTATTTATAAAATTATAAAATTAAAAATTATAAAATCTCTTTTTCTTCAATATCGCTATCAGAAATTATCGGGTCACTGGTAATGGGTGCATCCTCATTTATAACAGGTATGTCTTCTTCTTTCACTCCATTAGAAATTGCGCCCGCGCTTTGCGCGCCCGAAGGGCCTTTGGGCGGGCTATTTCTAACGGGGTTCACCTCATTGTTATATGAGCCCGTTCCCATTGCCTTGGGTCCCAACTGCATGCCATCAGCAACAATCTCCGTTCGATATCTTTTTACTCCATCTTGGCCTTGCCAAGTTCTTGTTTGGAGACGCCCCTCAAAAAGCGCCAACTGTCCCTTGCGCAAGTATTTTGAAATTACGTCGGCAAGTCCACCCCAAGCTGTTACGGTGTGAAATTCAACCTGTTCTTGTTTTTCACCTGTTGCGCGGTTGTTCCAGACACGATTTGTAGCCAATCTAACAGTGACAACCATTTGTCCCGATTGTGTTGTCCTTGATTCCGGGTCAGCCGCTAACCTGCCGATTAAAAATACTTTGTTCAGATTCATCCCGTACGAGACAGGAAATGATTTATCTGAGTAAATCATTTCCGTGCCCATTTAATCTACTTTATTAATCCCGCCTAGATAACCATCGTAACCATTTCTTGTTCAAGTTGCTGTTTTTCCGCTTCGGTTTTTTCTTTGGCTGGTTTTTTGGCTATTTCCGCTGTGGCCGGTTCATGTGTTTTTATTCTTGGCCTGGATCGGTATTGTCCCAAAATTCTTAATTCCTTACCCTCGTCCGGCTTTTTAAGAAGCAGATATCTCAATATGCCGCCCTGCAATTTTATTTGAGAATTTATTTTTTCTATTGTTTCAGTCGGTGCTGAAAAATCCAATATGCCAAAGTTGGCATATTGTTTGTTTTTTATCATATATGACAGATGCACGCGTTGGGGAACTTTAGAAGTTAAAATTGAACCGCCGGCCTGTGTTACTAAGGCAGAAAGTTCCTGTGTTTGCGCCTTAATATCAATCTCTTCGAGATCAGGACCTAAGTGATAAGCAAGCTCATAGGTTTTCGGTTGTATATCAGCTTCCGTCATCTTGGGAAAAAGGTTAGCAGAATTTATCGTTAGAGTCAAATTTTTGCGGGGGTTGAATTAGTTTTGCTGGTTTGATATAAATAAAAGTAATGAATCCCGAACGAGACAGCCCTTGTCAACGGCATGGAAAGGTTGCGGCGGCTATCTAATTGGTGATTTATAAAGTTAATTTAAATAGACACGGAAATGATTTACTCAGATAAAACATTTCCTGTCTCGTACGGGATGAATTTTAATCGATTAAAAGAATTAGTTGGTAAATTGGGCGGGCTTTTGGTGTTGGACGGTGATAAGCCTGAGTTGGTGGTATTGACATACAAAAAATATCAAGAAATTGAAACCGGAGAGGAAGTGGCCATTTCTAATCCTAATCGGAATGGAGCAGACGAAGGAAGTATTTTGAGCGGCGAAGGCGGCGAAGATGGTAGTGACGACGACAGAAAAACTCTTGATCAGTTAAACCAAGAGATACTTGCATTAAAAGAAGAGATAAGACAAAAAGAGGAGGCTGAATTGATTGGAAATGGACAAGTGACGGAACCGATAGCCGAAATTGTTGACCCCGCACCTTTTTTGGACTAGCGCTCCGCGCCAAAATTTAAAAAAGTTGTCCACAAAAGGTGCGGGGTTGACTTTGATTAGGCCTTGTTCTATAATGGTTTTACTTGTCTTTTTTTAATAATAAGAAGGTTACAGGTAGCGGTTCCAGGTGTCAGTAAAGTTAATTGACTGAAAACTGCAAACTCTTCTCTGTAAACTAAAGAACGCAAATGGCAGGAAAATTTGAGAGATCAAAGCCGCACTTGAATGTCGGCACAATTGGTCACGTTGACCATGGTAAAACCACCTTGACGGCGGCTATTTTACACACGCTAGATCTTTTTAAAGATGAGGGCTATGGTGCTCGCGTTGAAAAAGTTGATCAGATTGATAATGCCCCTGAAGAAAAAGCTCGCGGTATTACTATCGCATTGCATCATTCAGAGTATGAAACACCGAAACGTCACTATGCTCACGTTGATGCTCCTGGTCACCAGGATTATATCAAGAACATGATTACGGGCGCTGCCCAAATGGACGGTGCGGTTTTAGTTGTGGCTGCAACAGACGGTCCGATGCCGCAAACCCGTGAACACATTTTGCTTGCTAGACAAGTTGGCGTGCCTTACGTAATGGTCTTTTTAAATAAGGTAGATCAGGTTGACGATCCAGAAATGCTTGATCTGGTTGAAGCTGAAATACGTGAGCTTCTGAACAAATATCAATTTCCCGGAGATAAAACGCCCATAGTCAGGGGTTCGGCTCTGAAGGCTCTTGATGCCAAGAGCAAAGACGATCCGTCTCTCAAATCAATCAAGGAACTTATTGATACGCTTGATTCATATATTCCTGATCCAGTTAGAGAAATAGAAAAACCGTTCCTGATGCCTGTGGAAGACATCTTTTCTATAGAAGGTCGTGGCACTGTTGTT is a window from the Candidatus Yanofskybacteria bacterium genome containing:
- the rpoB gene encoding DNA-directed RNA polymerase subunit beta, whose protein sequence is MRKILSKYAPDTFEPPNLVQVQLDSYQWFLNVGLKELLNDISPIEDWTNKDLELRFLDFKLEEPKFSEQVAREKNITYEAPLRVKISLKNKKTGKLDEQEIYLADFPIMTPRGTFVINGVERVVISQLIRSPGAFFSLSRLSRFKRFFSAKIIPSRGAWLEFETESSGVISVRIDRKRKIPATSILRAFGIGKDEEIKKLFEDVDTDPEMKYIVSTIVADAASNQDEGLIEMYKRIRPGDPATVDNARQMINNMFFNFSRYDLSRVGRYRMNQRFQKNYPLDEKNRVLKVEDIIDIMRELIHLNNDPTAQPDNIDHLGNRRVKTLGELLQDKLRLSFARMERIIKDRMSTLDIATIVPGQLINSRPFVAAVKEFFSSGQLSQFMDQVNPLAELEHKRRLSALGPGGLTRERASFEVRDVHPSHYGRICPIQTPEGPNIGLVGHLSLHAKVSPLGFILSPYRKVSKGKVTEQIDYFDATEEERFIIAHAGAKLDSNGKFTEAKIPSRVKGEPDLVTPDRIDYIDVSTKQPFSVATSLIPFLENDDANRALMGSNMQRQAVPIVSPEEPIVGTGLEERVARDSGMMIIADDAGTIEKIDSSKIILRTNKGGELNYNLLKFNKSNSFTAINQRPIVKPGQKVKKGDVLADGPATRNGELALGRNLVVAFMSFEGSNFEDAVVLSEKLVKEDMFTSIHIEDYSIDVRETKLGPEVTTYDIPNRSEEKLKNLDPDGVVRIGAEVRSQDILVGKISPKGESDLTAEERLLRAIFGEKSQDVKDTSLTLDYGKVGRVVGVRIFSRDQGDKLQAGVIKTVQVSVAQMRKVQVGDKLAGRHGNKGVISTILPEEDMPYLPDGHPVDMILSPLGIISRMNIGQVLETHLGWAASKLDYKAAVPAMGGATESMIKEELRLAGLPEDGKIYVYDGRTGEKFHQKTTVGVIYFMKLMHMVEDKMHMRSIGPYSLITQQPLGGKAQFGGQRFGEMEVWALEGYGAAHTLQEMLTIKSDDVQGRAKTYEAIVEGEEIRAPHLPESFKVLLSEIKGLGLNIELKEI
- the rpoC gene encoding DNA-directed RNA polymerase subunit beta'; this encodes MDFSALKLRVASPEEILQWSYGEVTKPETINYRTQKPEKEGLFSESIFGPTKDWECYCGKYRRIRYKGIICDRCGVEVTRSIVRRERMGHIKLASPVAHIWFLRGMPSRIATVLDVSLPDLERVIYFAAYIVTRVNEDLKTEAMKKMETGFRSLIKNAPQKSEQERIKERREEEKGNLKSLKKYQILSELEFRDLSLKYGEVFEASIGAEAIRKLMEEMDLQEEITKAENGLKEIDNPTIQKKWMRRLKILKKMLRNNIRPEWMILEVLPIIPPLLRPMVQLDGGRYATSDLNDLYRRVINRNNRLKHLVELKAPEVITKNEKRMLQEAVDALIDNSMRRGQTLVSASTGQKRALKSLADMLKGKQGRFRQNLLGKRVDYSGRSVIVIGPNLKISECGLPKFMALELFKPFIINYLKTKGLAHNIRSASHLIEQEVPEVWEALEFAIKDRLVLLNRAPTLHRLSVQAFKPVLIEGKAIKIPALPTRAFNADFDGDQMAVHLPLTAEAQKEARDLMLSTHGILKPATGEPVAIATRDITFGCYYLTSIGTSLIGEGKIFSSESEAMLALEHGIIDLRSKIKVYLPKDVLDSSPKLIETSIGRIIFHHALPKDHAFVNKTFNQTDLRNLEAEILHDYGEDIVVEFMDAVREYGFHYATVSGVSWGMDDLRVPKEKTEIMTEAENTIEENQSLYAQGLLTEYERKSKAIEIWTVTKSKLEKMVSNQFKEDDAVFMMVDSKARGNWGTVNQLAGMRGLMVKPDGELIELPVKSSFKQGLNVLEYFISTHGARKGLVDTALRTATAGYLTRRLVDVAQDVVVQQEDCKDKEGYTLHTSDGKSIGGDSIGKRLLGRAVMEEIKDTEGNIIAKKNQLIDKETSVKIDQAKPEKVKIRSLITCKAKDGICRVCYGYDLSKNKLVAIGEAVGIVTAQAIGEPGTQLTMRTFHTGGVASVGDITMGLPRVQEIFEVRPPSGKALISEIDGKVISVEEKGNQTFIKIMSDKGEEREYLTMPGVTSSVRAGDLVTAGQQLSDGHIDLRELLHTTGNVQDVARYVIREVQSIYFATGEGINDKHVELVVRQMFSRVKILDQGDTELLPGDVVEKRTVLEANEDVQNHNGKPATFEQLLLGITKVSLSTESFLSAASFQETARILIDAAVAGKEDTLRGLKENVIIGRLIPAGTGYQYVAKPAPEEE
- a CDS encoding 30S ribosomal protein S18 — its product is MVCSACQEKINYVDYKNTDILRKFVSGQFKISSSVRTGLCQKHQRMVANAVKNARYMGLMPYTKLQTLKK
- the recA gene encoding recombinase RecA; this encodes MVKEKGKKEEKTARTDVANRGVDLAIKEIQEKYGDGSIMKLGDARKVDVDVIPTGSISLDLALGVGGIPRGRVTEVYGPESSGKTTLALHLVSEVQKMGGVAAYVDAEHALDPDYAKKIGVRVNDLLISQPDTGEQALEIVETLVRSGGIQLVVVDSVAALTPRAEIEGEMDQQHMGLQARLMSHALRKLTGIVSKTNTAVLFINQIRQKIGIMFGNPETTPGGLALKFYSSVRVEIRRAAQIQSAEKIIGNRVKVKIVKNKVAAPFRVAEFDILYNEGISRHADLVNTGVVLGVVAKSGAWYNFGEQRLGQGIDGARLFLKENPKVEKEILGAVKKAAAVKEA
- a CDS encoding DNA translocase FtsK 4TM domain-containing protein, encoding MKRKLKSPKRVLKKSVEAQEVLGLSQETKNGIWGVASLGLAIVSTLAFFHKAGSAGELFASAAKSLFGWGIFLVPLGLAMLGVAFLKSISRKIYSSAIIGTVLFVLGFLAVFHVLGNGDLAVRMHQGGYLGLIIGFPILKAVGFTSSFVVLLILLFVSVLIALNIPVHKLILRKNEGTEENEEEQVLKDNVVIKRGTQIVDIKAEEAAAVAKAKAQASAPKAQTVAKHDEEEREFIIKTSRSGKWILPPIEILNSDKDQPRSGDINANVSIIKRTLANFGIDVEMGEVSIGPAVTQFTLRPAVGVKLAKITTLRNDLELALAAHPIRIEAPIPGKALVGVEVPNKKSAIVGLRDMFESEEFKKSKYFLPIAVGRDVAGFPVFAGLEKMPHLLIAGATGTGKSVSINTLLLSLLYKHSPDTLKFIMVDPKRVELSLYNGIPHLITPVIVDSKKVVNALRWAVREMEKRYERLSMSGSRDIFSFNIRQAAAKEDLMPVIVIVIDELADLMAAHGRDVEAAIVRLAQMARAVGIHLIVSTQRPSVEVITGLIKANITSRIGLQVASQVDSRTILDMSGAEKLLGNGDMLYLAGDVSKPRRIQGSFVSEKEVKDVVKFIKQQAEQLDEEIGEEKEEELKLDPDEVVTSTAGVDGGNMGDDLFNDAKEVVAQAGKASASLLQRRLRVGYARAARLLDLLEEKGIIGPGEGAKPREVYIGPSVGSGLGKGGGVPPTQDNFVDDGSVAEVVSSDSKLDDKIAVEE